The Ziziphus jujuba cultivar Dongzao chromosome 12, ASM3175591v1 sequence tttttttctattgttGTTGATGGATAACATAgtataaatttgtaattaattatgaTCACTTGAGATGAATCTAGCTATGACTATGGGGCAACCaatcataaaattgtttaatcatttttttttctatgctccttttttctttggatAGAGGAGACTCGTTAAATAAGAGTTGGATTATATCACATGATTAAAAGAAACCTTTTAAAGAGGTTGGTGTGCTTCAGAACTATATCTACTCAAATAAGTTGAATCTAGACTAAACATCATGTCCAAATAGTTCCATTTAGTTGTCAGACTTAGTAAAATGTCAATGCATGTGATTGCGTGAgcaatatgtgtatatatatatatatacatatatacatttctGGTGGCATTTGGTACGCAAGAATGATTCGGATCAAATAGGATAGAATAGTATAATACTATATTTGGCACAATGATGAACTGAATGGTGAACAAGTTATCCAATATTTAGTGCAGAATCGGACTAGATTGacctattttataattaaagtttttatttttattttaaatgaaaattttaaaaattattgttatgtttacaaaaaaaaaaaaaatcttatttatatttacatgcaaaatttattttttgtttttacacacacaaattatattaatataattttttttattttaaaaattattgttatgtttacaaaaaaaaaaaatcttatttatatttacatgcaaaatttattttttatttttacacccacaaattatattaatataattttttatttttatttttggttgctGAAACAcccttttcaactttttttttttgggttgctgAAACAGCCTTTTCAACTTATACCttgtacatatattttatataatatatgtattttttttggagtacataaaatatttttgcaagcggtttaatatttttattttttttcaggtCGCAATTCTTACTCCCCTTTCCACCATTCTTAGtgcaactttttttcttttcttttatttttttgttttttcttttattttttttaaaatccaaattatAGTCTactatcatttttttcatttttttctttttttaaatacgtTCTATTTGGCTGTGAGCttaaaatcattatttcatggctgatttttatttttttattttttggggttaaaTTGTAAAGTTCTTGTTCCTTTTTCTCAGAAGTAAGGATCGCCAGTGCAACAAAAAAAGCCAATGGTGTGTGTAGTAGCATGGCATACACCAGCTCAagcgatttttttttcttttttctcttaacGTAACAACTAAATGGATATGTACCTAGTTTTATAAGTTTGCAGATTTAGTCTACATGGAGAAGGTAATAAGTCATTATTCCAAACAAAGCACAAAGTTTTTCATACAAAATGCAAAACCAcacttaattaaaaaatgagacCCATACATAGTTCTTCATCGACAAGGACTACGAGATTTGGGAGATTCAGAACTTCCTGTGCAGGCTTCTATGGTATCAGAACAACAGATCCAGATGTTTTCCTACCCTCGAGATCTGCATGTGCTTGCGCTGCCTCAGACAAAGGGTATGTATGATTTACTCGAACCCGAAGCACACCTGATGCAATATTAGCAAACACCTCTCCTGCAGTTTCCAATAACTCTTCTCTAGTAGTTGTGTATTGCATCAAGGAAGGCCGTTTAAGAACAGCGATTTCACTTGAAGAGCGGATAAAGGTACCGGATCTGGAGTTCCTGACGACACCCCAAAACTCACCATGTACCCACGGAGTTTTAAGCATGCCAACGATCCCTGGACATTTTTCCACATTAACAGACTCATTTCAGGGAACAATCAAATATAGCAACGTTACTTGTTTTAGAAACTATATCACATTGATTGTTGCAAACAGAATAGTAGAGAACATCTCAAAGATTTGGATGGTGCCCATGTATAAAGTGAAGCTACAATAGAATAACCCTGTCCAGCAAACTCTCTTGATTGAATTTTCAGAGTTCTCTGAAGAAAATAAGAAGATAAATTCATTACCTGAAACGTATCCTTTCCTACAGAATCATAGACAACATCAACCCCATTGCCTGATGTTATCTCATTCACATGGGCAACAAAATCCTCCTCCTTATAGATGATAACATGGTGAGCCCCATCTTCCTTGGCTTGAGCTGCCTTGTCTTTAGTTGAGACAGTTCCAATGACAGTGGCACCAAGAGCATTAGCCCACTGGCATAACAGAGAACCAACTCCACTGGCTGCTGCATGAACAAGAACTGTATGTCCTGCCTCAACCTGTATGCAGAAGAATCAAGTGAGATCTGATACCAAAAGCAACAGAGGTTGATAAATATAGAGATACGACAGAGAAAAGAGGACTATTGTTAGTTAATTAGTTAGAGGAATGATAAAAAGACATGCATACTTAAGAGATGCAATTTAGTAGGCAAACCCATATTGTCCCAATGGCTAAGACCTCTAATTCAAGGAGCGACCAATTGTAGTAAGCTACATTATTTATCCCGTTTTGGTAAATTGAAGGCCCTTTGGGATTGTGGACTACATAACTGAAGAATGCAGCAGAAGAAGAAAACTCATTGGCCAAAGATGCTTCGAAGGGGATGGTCAGCTTGGAGAAGAGATCTTGCTcggacaaaagtgacccagcCTCCAAATCAAGCCTTCTTCCTCCTGAATATCAAATCAAGCCGCAAGCCCTAACACAAATAGATCGAAGCTTATTTTGCAGATCAACAAATGACATATTACAaacaaatttcataatttttcagctaaaaaaatgacataaaaaaccaaagaagaagaagaacatgaTGATGGAAGATTGACGAAGCAAAtgacatttcccaaaaaaatttcataatttttcagcaaaaaaaattaagtgaaaaaacaaagaagaagaagaagatgatgatgatggaagatcgacgaagcagaagaagaagaacaacaacTCACCGGCGAGAGATGCGAAAGGGATGGTCAACTTGGAGATGCTTCGAAGGGGATGGACAGAGATGCTTCAAAGAGAGCTCGCTcggacaaaagtgacccagtCTCTAAATGGGTCAGATCTATTCCCTTCATTTGGGATAAAATAACCAATGGGACAAACCTGTCCCCCTTCCATTTTTACTTTCTAAACATCGGACTGGGACTGAATCCTGTCCTAACATGCCCAGTCCTACAGAACAAACATGCCTTACAgacaataattattatattttaaatttataaaattttaacatcgtaaaaataaataaggataaagaagaaaaagcacaTGATCAATTTTTAGTAGTTTTACATGAATTGATTTGTACTATATCCACTTATCCTGAATTGaactgtatttatatatattttcacatttgcatattctatttttaataaaatttatgtgtAATATAAATGATCAATATCctaaaaagagaaagatatcttaattttaaaatcaaaatatttatgaaaatgattatacatatataaacataaatgcTTTATGCAACGAGGCTCTTATTTTTAATaggagaatttatatatatatatatatatatatgaaagttaatttttcattatcgaaaatgaaaaagaatattagtatttttcttaaaaacacaaataaaaaatacagtTAATTAATaggaaaattcatataaatacaaataatcaatatatttgtttcataaaaaattaatttgatatattattcTTATATACTTAATTGCCCTTCTGTCAATTTTGTTTTGGCGTTGGCACTCTATTAATCTCTGCTTAATTCACTCCTGTTtgacaatattaaaatatatatttttcatatgatTTGGTTGCAAAACTAAGAGGGTGGAAAACGACGAAACATGGGGCTGCTCTTCTTAATTACCAAACGTACCTCATCTGGAAATCAAATCAAGGACGAAACATATGTATGTAGCATTCCTTACTAGCTATAGCTCTCGCTAATTACAATAGGGTCAACGATCAATATAACgtaaaataaatagttttggTAATCATAATTCTCTTTTTATTCACAATAAGCCAAAAACCAACTTTGGCCTCCtaaaatgtgtgtatatatataattgcaaatggaattattatatatatctttgacctttattttaaatttatagtacATGCATAGTAAATTCCTGCACGCCATTTATGTATGTGGCAGCCAAAGAAGATCACAGAACCGGTCACACTCGCACACAcatattgattttttctttttttggtaataacatCGCACActgattgatatatatttattaatcttcTACGAAACAATCCCAAATTAACCTGCTCTGCTACAGGTCTGTTATATATAGAGGATAGTCCCTAAGCTTTTTCTCAACATATCCAcacatttttttcctcttgatATCCACTCAAATTAAGTTTTCAGATTTACTGCTTTCTTTGGAGAACTTGTTTAGTTGCTAGAGAAACATAACAAATGGCTTCAATGAATTGGATCTCTAAGAGCACTAGTTCTTTTACATTTGTTAGTGCTGCTCTATGTTTGTTGTTGGTTTTGCATTTCTCTACAACTTGTGAAGCTACACTGTCTTCCAAGTTTTATGACAAAACCTGTCCCAATGCTCTAAGCACCATTCGAAGCTCCATTAGATCAGCAATTTCCCGAGAACGACGCATGGCAGCGTCTCTCATTCGTCTTCATTTCCATGATTGCTTCGTTAAGGTACCTATTTGTGCATATATATGGTATAGTTTTGGACAATATAACTAGCCATATGCTTATAATGTTCTTCGTTTTTGTAGGGCTGTGATGCATCAATCTTACTTGATGACTCTTCTACGTTCACAACCGAAAAGAATGCATTGCCTAATAGGAATTCCGCAAGAGGTTACGAACTCATAGAAGATGCAAAAGCTAAAGTTGAGAAAATATGCCCTGGAGTTGTATCTTGTGCTGATGTCCTTGCAGTTGCAGCACGTGAGGCATCACTTGCTGTAAGAAGCAATTAAAATCCAACCTCATCatatcaaaaatgaaaaactatatattataagatattccaattaattattaaattaatgtaaaaatttaatttatacagGTAAGTGGTCCATCGTGGACAGTGAAACTTGGAAGAAGAGATTCAACAAGAGCATATCCAGATGTGGCCAATACCGATCTTCCTGGTTTCACAGAGAGCCTTGACAGACTTATATCTAGATTTGGTGGCAAAGGCCTAAGCGCAAGAGACATGGTTGCATTATCAGGAGCACATACAATTGGACAAGCTCAATGCTTCACTTTCCGTAACAGGATTTACAGCAATACCAGCGATATCAATGCTAGCTTTGCTCGTTCTCGAAGAAGCCGTTGTCCTGCTGCTGTAACCCAAGGCAGTAGCAATTTGGCACCCCTTGAATTGGTAACGCCCAATTCATTCGACAACAGTTACTTCAAGAACTTGATTCAGAAGAAGGGCCTTCTTCAATCTGATCAGGTTCTGTTCAGTGGAGGATCAACTGACAGCATTGTATCAGAGTATAGCAAGAACTCTGCTAGATTCAGGGATGATTTTGCTGCTGCGATGGTTAGGATGGGAGACATTGAGCCACTCACTGGTTCTTCTGGGCAGATAAGAAGGATTTGCAGTGCTGTCAACTAAAATTTGTGACTACCTTGCTTCATTCATTGCCGTGCCCCtgagaaatatatattctttcgtTTAACATTAAGCATTGgattttttgtttgtattaaAGAGCAAACACAGATGTTTGCCATTAATTTGTATTTGAAGTTTGATCCAATTGTAAAAACAATTCTGTGATTATAATGTATAGatcattgtattttaattaataaatgttttttttttttttaattccatcaAAAAATTCATGGATACCAATTACTTCAAGAACTCTGATTTGGAAAAAGGAAGGTTCGTCTTCAAGTCatgattaaattttatttagttcGACCAAATTATTCTTTCCGATAGAGTAAATATAGCATTAAATTTGTTAAAGTATATAATGCAATTCTAGTTCACCTCATAAATTGGAGCCTTTTGACAACAATGGTATCGGGTTGTGGTTTGACAAGATTAATTAAGTACCCTACAATGCAATATTTAAAGTCTGAATTTGTTTCTGCAAATAAGAAGGATTTGTACTTTGTTGTTGGTATCAACTCGATAAACAATACTGGTTGATGATCTAGTCaggttaattatttttaaagtaccaaaaaatatatatatatatatatatatatattttagtattgattcataaataatctaataataaattaatcacggtttaattttttaaagataaagttTATGAGTTGATCATATCCTtgcaacccatttaaattattgaaaaaaaaaaaaaaaactatgtctTTCTTATGTACGAGATggatgcattttaaaattattataaataatgagCAAACTATTATAATGTTATTTGTGTTCCTTTAATTTGTATAAGTTTATGTTATGAGGGTAGCCGAAAAGGCCCTGCACCATACGTATAACATCTAGGCGGGTAGGTACTCGCTAAAAATCCAATATGGAGCCCACCCAACATCAGGGGCTGTATGTCACCTGTCACAAGTTCATTTGAGTCGTTTAGATAAGCCAGGTTGGGCAGTCATGCGGTCAAGATTGAGACACAAATAGGCAGAGTTTGTCATTATCTCCAAATGTCACCTCCTGAGAGAGCGGGAGTTCGTCCACCTCGCAAATGTAATTATTATCTTCATATCAAAAACTGAGATTAACAATGGAATGTTTGACCATACATTTGCGTCTGCATGTGTCCAATTACCTATTTAACAACATTGGAAAGTTCAAAGATATTTCTTTGAGGGAGTGTCCCAGCTGTCCACAACTTCGactacatttttaaatttctactctgtttaatttattaatgtcATTATTCCAATTCGAGTAtagttaaatatttcttttgggGAAGTTGCATGCATGGCTTCCTTCAAGTTTCTCTCGCTGTCATCATCATTTCACATAGAATATTCATAATTAAACTTTGAAAGTGAAATCAGTCAGAATTTTTTAGTCTTCCAAGCTCAAAAAGCACAtgacgcatatatatatatatatatatatatgaatttaatagtAGATGATATATTGACTATGTGCCTCATATGACAAATCTACAACTTTATTATATTCTCTTGtcgtatttaattaattgatttatgccTGTATTCTACTTTCCATGTcggttcttaattaattaaagtacaGGTACTTTTAGAAATCGAGTTAAGACAGCATACTAACTACAATTAATTAtgttagaaaaaggaaaaggtagCATGTAAACTATTATGCTTTTAGTTTTTATgaagattaaaatattttatcttcaaaaataagaaaaaaaaaaatttttaacacCAGAAAAGTTTTCAATATTTgtatcttatttttgtttaggtttcGAGAACACACTGATAGTACTCAAGATAACACAAGTGCGGGTGacgttagatatatatatatatatatatacacacacataaagagAAAGAATTCTTCTGTAGTACACATGTTTGCATATTTTTAACATCTGAATgtctgtaattttttaaaaaatattaatattatcaattaaGAAGGTAGTTTGTTGAAAAATCATCTTTATTAatgtttgtattttaaaaaatatgtatatctatactATACagccaccatatatatatatatatatatatatatatatcataaaattaatttcgtTTCTCATGAATCTGAGTATTAGAACTCCGAAGGTAAATTTATAACATAGTTTTACATAATTGATTTGTACATGAATTGATTTGTCCACACTATCCCAGAAAACTCCGAACGTCAAAAGTGATGGCCAATGAATtggatttattgtttttttttttatttttatttttttgtttttgtatcgTTGTTGAAGGAtaacatattataaatttataattagttGTGACCACGGTCTTGAGATGAATGCGGTGCAACCAATCATAAAAATTgtttaatcatttttctttttctatacccttttattttatttttttttttttttgggggtggcGGATAGAGGAGACTCGTTAAATAAGAGTTGGATTATATCACATGATTAAAAGAAACATTTTTAAAGAGGGTGGCGTGCATCAGAACTA is a genomic window containing:
- the LOC107429673 gene encoding lignin-forming anionic peroxidase, with the translated sequence MASMNWISKSTSSFTFVSAALCLLLVLHFSTTCEATLSSKFYDKTCPNALSTIRSSIRSAISRERRMAASLIRLHFHDCFVKGCDASILLDDSSTFTTEKNALPNRNSARGYELIEDAKAKVEKICPGVVSCADVLAVAAREASLAVSGPSWTVKLGRRDSTRAYPDVANTDLPGFTESLDRLISRFGGKGLSARDMVALSGAHTIGQAQCFTFRNRIYSNTSDINASFARSRRSRCPAAVTQGSSNLAPLELVTPNSFDNSYFKNLIQKKGLLQSDQVLFSGGSTDSIVSEYSKNSARFRDDFAAAMVRMGDIEPLTGSSGQIRRICSAVN